Genomic window (Methanosphaera sp.):
ACTTCTACTATGATAAGATATATGCAAAAAATATCTTCACAGACCCATTATGTATAGCATTTTGTGTTACACAATCAGATAACAATACAACAGCAGGTGATTATTTTACAGCAAAAAGCTTTGCATCAAATATCAAAGAAGAACTCAAATGGAATGTAGTGTATCTTGCACAAAATCCAACAACTAACCAGAAAAACTGGTATTTTATAGATGAGGATGTTGATGTTATAGTATCACTTCTTGAAAGATATAATATAAACAATATTCAATCAGATAACAATCCACTTCTTATTGCTTGGCCTCGTAACTGGTTTGAAAGATGGATAGATCAACCATTTTTCATAGACTTTGACATCATACTTGCAAGTAGTATGAAAGCATGTAAATTAATTGAAAAAATAACAGATAAAAAAGCACATCTTTTCCCAATTGCAACAGATACAAAGATGTTTAAAGAAGAAAATAATAGCTGTAATGAATTTATATGTGATTACTGCTTTACAGGTAGCTATTGGGGTGCAAAACGTGAAATTACAGGTTGTCTTGCACCGGGTGAATGCACATATAAATTCCACCTCTATGGATCTAACTGGGAAGATAGTGAATTTAAAGATTATTCAAAAGGATTTATATCATATGAGATGATGCCACAAATCTATGCATCAACAAAAATAGTAGTAGATGATGCAAATCATGCAACAGCAAAGTATGGATCTGTAAATAGCAGAGTATTTGATACAATAGCTGCAGGAAAACTAGTCATTACCAATGGAACACTGGGAAATAATGAATTATTTAGTGGCTTAATACCTGAATATCACACAAAAGATGAACTTAAAAATCAGATAAACTACTACATGCAACATGAAGATAAATATGAAAATAAGATAAAACAACTACAGCAAATTGTATTAAATAATCATACATATAAAATACGTGCATATAAACTACGTCAAATAATA
Coding sequences:
- a CDS encoding glycosyltransferase, producing the protein MQISGKIKDKKGFNKLRRMKNSLHDKKEIYKEQKVIKNTEKRQITPISQQLKDEIDHKIRDEYNNFKCNTYEPKISIIIQNTDSIDEVIDCIGNDGYSNFELIIICDDDSFNLDDNLDYRTIIKNDDMNMAECLNCAFDVACGEYLLFLDSSITFFSGFITAIAGFIDTVDDAGFISCEILDSNTYNIESVGVKFRKIENSIKAINNKYESTPQFNGDVIKTISVSSTVALIKSDILRKCELFDDKCSSCDIFLDVSLKLHKAGYHNYILPIKAIHHKHTCEVISDCRDKYINDKWYDMIYENFYYDKIYAKNIFTDPLCIAFCVTQSDNNTTAGDYFTAKSFASNIKEELKWNVVYLAQNPTTNQKNWYFIDEDVDVIVSLLERYNINNIQSDNNPLLIAWPRNWFERWIDQPFFIDFDIILASSMKACKLIEKITDKKAHLFPIATDTKMFKEENNSCNEFICDYCFTGSYWGAKREITGCLAPGECTYKFHLYGSNWEDSEFKDYSKGFISYEMMPQIYASTKIVVDDANHATAKYGSVNSRVFDTIAAGKLVITNGTLGNNELFSGLIPEYHTKDELKNQINYYMQHEDKYENKIKQLQQIVLNNHTYKIRAYKLRQIIHDYYFK